The Gloeocapsa sp. PCC 73106 genome has a segment encoding these proteins:
- a CDS encoding bestrophin family protein, translating to MGRDRFFISATKLIHTSYANKRNWFKLLLTLKGSVIPAILPRVIFCGLFAWVISAIYYFGYKQVSLDILSSLVPSIVLGLLLVFRTNTAYDRFWEGRKLWGTLVNTVRNLARGIWVCITETKPEDRIQKIKALRLLVAFAIATKLHLRSEEVNQELADLMPDSWFQRLKTMNHPPLEIAFWLADYLQKQSENDKLSAYQLVAMQKLINILVDCLGGCERIIRTPLPMAYSIHLRQLLLIYCLSLPFQVVEELVWFTGPFVALISFTVFGIEEIGIEIENPFGYDANDLPLDQICHTMQVNIEDLITFEPCVKHWQNETVELDT from the coding sequence ATGGGTCGCGATCGCTTTTTCATTAGTGCTACTAAATTAATACACACTAGTTATGCTAATAAACGTAATTGGTTTAAATTGCTACTAACTTTAAAAGGTTCGGTAATTCCTGCGATCTTACCTAGGGTGATTTTTTGTGGTTTATTTGCTTGGGTAATTTCTGCTATATACTATTTTGGTTATAAACAGGTTTCTCTAGATATTCTCAGTAGTTTAGTTCCCAGTATCGTTTTGGGTTTGCTTTTGGTTTTTCGTACTAATACCGCTTACGATCGCTTTTGGGAAGGACGTAAACTCTGGGGAACTTTGGTTAATACGGTACGTAATTTGGCTAGAGGTATCTGGGTTTGTATTACTGAAACTAAACCAGAAGATAGAATACAGAAAATTAAAGCTCTGCGCTTATTAGTGGCTTTTGCGATCGCTACTAAGTTACATTTACGTTCAGAAGAAGTTAATCAAGAGTTGGCTGATTTGATGCCCGATTCCTGGTTTCAACGTCTAAAAACTATGAATCATCCGCCTTTAGAAATAGCTTTCTGGTTAGCTGATTATTTACAAAAACAATCTGAAAATGACAAGCTAAGTGCTTATCAATTGGTGGCGATGCAAAAACTTATTAATATTCTGGTCGATTGTTTAGGAGGATGCGAAAGAATCATTAGGACCCCTCTACCTATGGCTTATTCAATTCACTTGAGACAATTATTACTTATTTACTGCTTGAGTTTACCTTTTCAAGTTGTTGAGGAGTTAGTTTGGTTTACTGGACCTTTTGTAGCTTTAATTAGTTTTACGGTATTTGGGATTGAAGAAATCGGCATTGAGATTGAAAATCCCTTCGGTTATGACGCCAATGATTTACCATTAGACCAAATTTGTCATACTATGCAAGTTAATATCGAAGATTTAATTACTTTCGAACCTTGTGTTAAACATTGGCAGAATGAAACAGTAGAGTTAGATACATGA
- a CDS encoding carotenoid oxygenase family protein: MQTIQEKSYNREDWLQGYQSQPQEYDYSITDIIGTIPTELKGTLFRNGPGLLDINGIAIRHPFDGDGMVSSFSFNEGQAHFRSAFVKTQGYVQEQKTGKILYRGVFGTQKPGGWLGNLLDLKLKNIANTNIIYWGGKLLALWEAAEPYRLDPRTLETLGIDYLDGILKPGDAFSAHPCIDPNCELDGGQPCLVNFAIKPGLSTKIVVYELSPVGKLLRHHEHITPGFAFIHDFAITPNYCLFLQNAVTYNPIPYVLGLKGAGECVNYHPDRPTRILIISRKPPYDLVKVLEVKAGFVFHHANAFESNNRIYLDSICYKSLPQIDPTSSYQGVDFESLSPGQLWRFELDLDGEKVTSTILESRCCEFPTLKSDLTGRSYRYLYLGAAHHATENAPLQAIFKIDQLTGDRLLHSFAPRGFAGEPIFVPQPGGTREDHGWVLTLVYNAARDASDLVILDGETLQLQACLQLKHHIPYGLHGSWTESIF; encoded by the coding sequence ATGCAGACTATCCAGGAAAAATCTTACAACCGTGAAGATTGGTTGCAAGGTTATCAATCCCAACCTCAAGAATACGACTACTCTATCACTGATATTATTGGAACCATTCCCACCGAATTAAAAGGAACCCTATTTCGCAATGGTCCAGGTTTACTCGATATCAATGGAATAGCGATCCGTCATCCTTTTGATGGAGATGGGATGGTCTCATCGTTTAGCTTTAATGAGGGACAAGCCCATTTTCGCAGTGCTTTTGTTAAAACCCAGGGGTATGTTCAAGAACAAAAAACGGGTAAAATCCTGTACCGGGGTGTATTTGGAACCCAAAAACCCGGGGGATGGCTGGGTAATTTGTTGGATTTAAAACTCAAAAATATCGCTAATACCAATATTATCTATTGGGGTGGTAAATTACTCGCTCTGTGGGAAGCCGCCGAACCCTATCGCTTGGATCCTCGGACTTTAGAGACTCTGGGTATAGACTATCTCGATGGTATCCTTAAACCTGGTGACGCTTTTTCGGCTCATCCCTGCATTGATCCTAATTGTGAGTTGGATGGTGGTCAACCCTGTTTGGTAAATTTTGCGATTAAACCCGGTTTATCTACGAAAATTGTGGTATATGAGTTGAGTCCCGTAGGAAAGTTACTACGCCATCATGAGCATATTACCCCAGGGTTTGCCTTTATCCACGATTTCGCGATTACTCCCAATTATTGCTTGTTTCTACAAAATGCAGTAACTTATAACCCTATTCCTTACGTACTGGGTTTAAAGGGTGCTGGAGAATGCGTGAATTATCATCCCGATCGCCCTACCCGGATACTGATTATTTCCCGCAAACCTCCTTATGATTTAGTCAAGGTGTTGGAAGTAAAGGCGGGTTTTGTATTCCACCACGCTAACGCTTTTGAGAGTAATAATCGCATCTATTTAGATTCGATTTGCTATAAATCTTTACCTCAAATAGATCCAACTAGTAGTTACCAAGGTGTGGATTTCGAGAGTTTGTCCCCTGGACAGTTATGGCGTTTTGAGCTAGATTTAGATGGGGAAAAAGTCACGAGTACTATACTAGAAAGTCGTTGTTGCGAGTTCCCTACTCTAAAGAGCGATCTCACTGGACGTTCCTACCGCTATCTCTACCTAGGTGCTGCACATCATGCTACAGAAAACGCACCCCTACAAGCTATTTTTAAAATTGACCAATTAACGGGCGATCGCTTATTACATTCTTTTGCACCTCGTGGTTTTGCAGGTGAACCGATTTTTGTCCCTCAACCTGGAGGAACGAGGGAAGATCACGGTTGGGTTCTGACTCTCGTCTATAATGCTGCTAGAGATGCTTCCGATTTGGTAATTCTAGATGGGGAAACTCTACAACTTCAGGCTTGTTTACAGCTTAAACACCATATTCCTTACGGTTTACATGGGAGTTGGACCGAGAGTATTTTCTAA